The uncultured Methanomethylovorans sp. genome contains a region encoding:
- a CDS encoding HAD family phosphatase: protein MLKTLIFDMDGVLVDSMPYHVQAMQCIFDQMGVHMDPKLIYKREGEKTIDIVRILLEKESVNDGRFNLEEIVKIYIEKFQLLVELHTFDGMPECLNILRQRYKLAVVSGASRPIVYGVLESLYPGIFSVVVTGDDIVHGKPAPDPYIKAVEMLAIQKDECIVIENAPVGVQAAKAAGLCCIAVPTYLNPQELQMADLVVMDHEILINLLLNLQADTTPETCIKECAHLVKL, encoded by the coding sequence TTGTTAAAAACATTGATATTCGATATGGATGGTGTACTTGTGGACTCCATGCCATACCACGTTCAAGCCATGCAATGCATCTTTGACCAAATGGGTGTACATATGGATCCCAAGTTGATCTATAAGAGAGAAGGAGAAAAAACGATTGACATTGTACGCATCCTGCTGGAGAAAGAAAGTGTTAATGATGGCAGGTTCAATCTTGAAGAAATAGTCAAGATATATATTGAAAAGTTCCAACTTTTAGTTGAGTTACATACTTTTGATGGCATGCCCGAATGCCTAAATATTCTGAGGCAAAGATATAAGCTTGCAGTGGTATCAGGTGCTAGCAGGCCAATTGTGTATGGTGTTCTAGAAAGCTTGTATCCAGGGATATTCAGCGTGGTGGTCACGGGAGACGATATTGTCCATGGTAAACCAGCTCCAGACCCCTATATCAAAGCTGTGGAGATGCTGGCTATACAAAAAGATGAATGCATTGTTATAGAGAATGCTCCTGTAGGCGTACAGGCTGCAAAAGCTGCAGGGTTGTGCTGTATAGCAGTTCCTACATACCTGAACCCTCAAGAGCTTCAAATGGCAGATCTTGTTGTCATGGATCATGAAATTCTAATTAATCTCCTTCTAAACCTGCAAGCTGATACTACCCCGGAAACCTGTATTAAAGAGTGCGCTCACTTAGTGAAATTGTAA